Proteins co-encoded in one Trueperella abortisuis genomic window:
- the rpmA gene encoding 50S ribosomal protein L27 translates to MAHKKGASSSHNGRDSNAQRLGIKRFGGQSVNAGEILVRQRGTKYHPGANVGRGKDDTLFALESGVVEFGVKRNRKTVSVLAQA, encoded by the coding sequence ATGGCACATAAGAAGGGCGCCAGTTCCTCGCACAATGGTCGCGACTCCAATGCGCAGCGACTCGGTATCAAGCGTTTCGGTGGTCAGTCCGTCAATGCTGGCGAGATCCTCGTTCGTCAGCGTGGCACCAAGTACCACCCGGGTGCCAATGTTGGCCGCGGCAAGGACGACACCCTGTTCGCCCTCGAGTCGGGCGTGGTGGAGTTCGGCGTCAAGCGCAACCGCAAGACGGTTAGCGTGTTGGCGCAGGCGTAA
- the istA gene encoding IS21 family transposase, with translation MTDYRLIIKLLLQGLSYRQIQQRCGAAQATIAKARKAIDSHGITSELLESLDDSAITDLIGDGRLVVADDFVGIDFDVVIKARTGRNKTPLRVLWSTYLDQPAPRGLKFYSYERFRQLVAAHVATQGVTALIVHQPGHTMQVDWAGSTMAVVDPITAKRSKIHIFVASLPYSGMVFAHGFIDEKQPSWLEGHRLAFEYFGGVTEVVVPDNASTASNQIAKGERARRVNAKYEEFLEHYNTAALPTNPVRPREKGNVESGVKIVTNWVIRKLADVVFASLDDLNDAVAGQVEAINHRRPFRNQQRSRQDIFEELESDELGNLPATGWVDTVWKKSKVTPDWHITINTVKYSVPYQLVGRSVDVRIRGQILDVFADGQAQARHQVSVQRGAYVTDVEHAPPGMAQARNLWTPSYFVTQASRIGPYTRQAVEALLASKKITAQGFQPARNIIKLGKATENKLILEQACQRLLGDEGHRQRAISYTAVKNMMAVIRHEQSTRPTAPPTRESAPATPSQPAPSSRSQSRGMLGGREQFSLSALMKEGDN, from the coding sequence GTGACTGATTACCGGTTGATTATCAAGCTCCTGCTTCAGGGGCTCTCGTATCGGCAGATACAACAACGCTGTGGTGCTGCTCAGGCCACGATTGCCAAAGCGCGCAAAGCCATTGATTCCCATGGCATCACCAGTGAACTTTTAGAGTCGTTAGACGATTCGGCGATTACTGATCTCATTGGTGATGGTCGACTCGTAGTCGCTGATGACTTCGTTGGTATCGATTTCGATGTTGTGATCAAAGCTCGTACCGGCAGGAACAAGACTCCACTGCGAGTGCTGTGGTCGACCTATCTTGACCAACCAGCACCACGTGGTCTGAAGTTCTATAGCTATGAGCGCTTCCGCCAGCTGGTGGCTGCCCATGTTGCCACCCAAGGCGTGACCGCACTGATTGTGCACCAGCCGGGCCATACCATGCAGGTGGATTGGGCGGGGTCGACCATGGCAGTTGTTGATCCGATTACGGCTAAACGCAGCAAGATCCATATCTTTGTTGCTTCACTGCCGTATTCAGGAATGGTCTTTGCCCATGGCTTCATTGATGAAAAACAACCCTCGTGGCTGGAAGGGCACCGCTTGGCCTTCGAGTATTTCGGTGGCGTTACTGAGGTGGTTGTTCCTGATAATGCGTCTACGGCATCGAATCAGATTGCCAAAGGTGAACGCGCACGACGAGTCAACGCGAAGTATGAGGAATTTCTCGAGCACTACAACACTGCTGCTCTTCCAACTAATCCTGTTCGCCCACGTGAAAAAGGCAATGTGGAATCTGGAGTCAAGATTGTAACCAACTGGGTGATTCGCAAACTTGCCGATGTGGTCTTTGCCAGCCTTGACGACCTTAATGACGCGGTTGCCGGACAGGTTGAGGCGATTAATCATCGCCGCCCGTTTCGCAATCAGCAACGTAGCCGCCAGGATATCTTCGAAGAACTCGAATCTGACGAACTAGGTAATCTTCCTGCAACAGGGTGGGTAGATACCGTGTGGAAGAAGTCGAAAGTCACTCCTGACTGGCATATCACGATCAATACCGTGAAATACTCGGTGCCTTACCAGCTGGTGGGACGAAGTGTTGATGTGCGTATCCGTGGGCAGATCCTTGATGTCTTTGCCGATGGCCAAGCTCAGGCTCGTCACCAGGTCAGTGTCCAACGCGGTGCCTATGTCACCGATGTTGAACACGCTCCGCCGGGGATGGCCCAGGCTAGGAACCTATGGACACCGTCGTACTTTGTGACCCAAGCATCCCGGATTGGGCCGTATACCCGGCAAGCTGTTGAAGCGTTGTTGGCATCGAAAAAGATTACAGCCCAAGGCTTTCAACCAGCCCGCAACATCATCAAGCTAGGTAAAGCTACAGAGAATAAACTAATTCTCGAGCAAGCATGCCAGCGCCTTCTAGGAGATGAAGGCCACCGCCAACGAGCTATTAGCTACACCGCGGTCAAGAACATGATGGCAGTCATCCGCCATGAACAATCCACACGGCCAACCGCCCCGCCCACGCGGGAATCTGCACCAGCAACTCCATCACAGCCAGCACCGTCATCGCGTTCCCAATCACGCGGCATGCTCGGCGGGCGTGAGCAATTCTCACTGAGTGCTTTGATGAAAGAAGGAGACAACTAA
- the rsfS gene encoding ribosome silencing factor codes for MTATPETIDQTIVAARAASAGKATSITAIDVSQRLVITDAFLVVSGSSERQVRALVDDIEEAMYKIGVKRLRREGLEGEAHWVLLDFGNLMVHVQQDEDREFYALERLWGDCPLIELPEDVTVGEGPRSSLADYFAPADTVEADEA; via the coding sequence GTGACAGCTACACCGGAAACGATTGATCAGACCATCGTGGCGGCGCGTGCCGCCTCTGCGGGGAAGGCGACGTCGATCACGGCGATTGACGTGTCCCAACGGCTGGTGATCACGGATGCGTTCCTAGTCGTCTCCGGCTCGTCGGAGCGGCAGGTGCGCGCGCTGGTCGACGATATCGAAGAGGCGATGTACAAGATCGGCGTCAAGCGATTGCGCCGCGAAGGCCTGGAGGGGGAGGCCCACTGGGTTCTGCTCGACTTCGGAAATCTTATGGTGCACGTCCAGCAGGATGAGGACCGCGAGTTTTACGCGCTCGAGCGTCTCTGGGGCGACTGCCCACTCATTGAACTGCCCGAGGACGTGACGGTGGGGGAGGGGCCTCGCTCGTCTTTGGCGGACTACTTCGCGCCGGCCGATACGGTGGAGGCTGATGAGGCGTGA
- a CDS encoding CBS domain-containing protein: MGENSDGTGTFPFNIQQDDSDAEFDYNDDGSIRSIQISTQNLLKRKNKVRRGNITNKEIRDELTRTKWEIFPAIENANYYGDVRLSPISSGSEASHSGITNGNNAASHISSAVQGSVLSLLKADEPNDLDYLTYGMTPKEALSQMQSTGRSKMPLFFNEEDMSSMIGSVTVSDLAFGIAEGKRKLVEMAQTQVPVFPTESKLSDCIPSILQNGFIYGSDSNRQIVQIYTLADLAKHLHSTSEMFLRVQEIENLIRRILSQATEDQLKKAVASTPALTEIKKSNNSAPLFTQEDISYGLSNESERYVETLTFAGYMKCFSSEVVWDSCFGNINGLDRDKCLSALNDARLARNKVMHISNDEIVETLTPSFECLAVWLRKAAPEEQQEQ, from the coding sequence ATGGGCGAAAACAGCGACGGCACGGGCACCTTTCCCTTCAACATTCAACAGGATGATTCGGATGCCGAATTTGACTATAACGATGATGGAAGCATTCGAAGCATTCAGATTTCAACTCAGAATCTTCTGAAGAGAAAAAATAAAGTGCGGCGGGGCAACATAACAAACAAAGAAATCCGTGATGAACTCACTCGGACCAAATGGGAGATATTCCCCGCGATTGAGAACGCCAACTATTACGGAGATGTACGGCTCTCACCCATTTCAAGCGGATCTGAGGCTTCCCACTCGGGGATAACGAATGGCAATAACGCGGCATCGCACATTTCGTCCGCTGTTCAAGGCAGTGTTCTGTCTCTTCTGAAGGCAGACGAGCCCAATGACCTTGACTACCTCACCTATGGAATGACCCCTAAAGAAGCATTAAGTCAAATGCAAAGCACGGGGCGGAGCAAAATGCCTTTGTTCTTCAACGAAGAAGATATGAGCTCGATGATTGGTTCTGTAACTGTGTCTGATCTTGCTTTTGGGATTGCTGAGGGCAAAAGAAAACTGGTTGAGATGGCACAGACTCAGGTGCCGGTTTTCCCAACGGAAAGCAAGCTTTCTGATTGTATCCCTTCTATTCTGCAAAACGGATTCATCTATGGCTCCGACAGCAACAGACAAATCGTTCAAATTTACACGCTTGCTGATCTAGCAAAGCACCTTCACTCAACATCCGAAATGTTCTTGCGAGTGCAAGAGATAGAAAACTTGATACGAAGAATTCTAAGTCAGGCTACCGAAGACCAGCTGAAAAAGGCAGTAGCAAGCACCCCGGCTCTAACCGAGATTAAGAAATCAAATAATAGCGCCCCGTTATTCACGCAAGAGGATATTAGCTACGGCCTTTCCAACGAATCTGAACGTTACGTGGAAACATTAACGTTCGCTGGCTATATGAAATGCTTCAGCTCTGAAGTTGTGTGGGATAGCTGCTTCGGCAACATTAACGGACTGGACAGAGATAAATGTCTTAGCGCATTGAACGATGCTCGGTTAGCTCGCAATAAAGTGATGCACATCAGTAACGACGAAATTGTGGAAACCTTAACACCGTCCTTCGAGTGTTTGGCTGTTTGGCTCCGCAAAGCTGCTCCCGAAGAACAGCAAGAACAATAA
- the rplU gene encoding 50S ribosomal protein L21, with the protein MVYAIVKTGGRQEKVSVGSIVVTNRIDGEAGDKVELEPIMLVDGDKITTAADGISAKVTAEIVRDEKGPKISIVKYKNKTGYRKRQGHRQPLTRLKVLEIA; encoded by the coding sequence GTGGTTTACGCGATTGTTAAGACAGGCGGCCGCCAGGAAAAGGTGTCCGTCGGGTCCATCGTGGTTACGAACAGGATTGACGGCGAAGCTGGCGACAAGGTCGAGCTTGAGCCGATCATGCTCGTCGACGGTGACAAGATCACTACTGCTGCCGATGGCATTTCCGCCAAGGTTACCGCCGAGATCGTTCGTGACGAGAAGGGTCCGAAGATTTCGATCGTCAAGTACAAGAACAAGACGGGCTACCGCAAGCGTCAGGGGCATCGCCAGCCGCTTACCCGTCTCAAGGTTCTTGAGATCGCCTAA
- the trxA gene encoding thioredoxin, which yields MATVTVTAENFNDTVREGIALLDFWAEWCGPCRQFAPTFEAASEQHPDVTFGKIDTEAEGELAQKFQIMSIPTLMIYRDGIRIYESAGALPPAALEDLITQAKALDMDEVRRQAAQHEAQN from the coding sequence ATGGCAACCGTCACCGTGACTGCTGAGAACTTTAACGATACCGTGCGGGAGGGCATCGCCCTCCTCGACTTCTGGGCGGAATGGTGTGGTCCGTGCAGGCAGTTTGCGCCTACCTTCGAGGCCGCCTCCGAACAGCACCCCGACGTCACGTTCGGCAAGATCGACACCGAGGCAGAGGGAGAGCTGGCGCAAAAGTTCCAGATCATGTCCATCCCGACCCTCATGATCTACCGTGATGGCATCCGCATTTACGAAAGCGCAGGCGCCCTGCCGCCGGCCGCGCTCGAGGACCTCATCACCCAAGCCAAGGCGCTGGACATGGACGAGGTGCGCCGCCAGGCCGCCCAGCATGAGGCCCAGAACTAG
- the nadD gene encoding nicotinate-nucleotide adenylyltransferase, with translation MADSHERLRAVEDLPEIPTPAGEPGRRRRIGIMGGTFDPIHHGHLVAASEVQHFYDLDEVIFVPTGEQPFKKDRKVTLAEHRYLMTVIATASNPRFSVSRVDIERGGVTYTVDTLRDLHKLHPDADLYFITGADVLPQILDWKDNAELWAMAHFVGVNRPGHELDVSGLPEGSVSLVDIPAMAISSTSIRYRASQGVPVWYLVPDGVVQYINKYHLYITNEATTTSLDPVTIHATEPEGKEEE, from the coding sequence ATGGCCGATTCGCACGAGAGGCTGCGGGCCGTCGAGGACCTGCCCGAGATTCCAACTCCGGCGGGAGAGCCGGGGCGTCGGCGGAGGATAGGGATCATGGGCGGCACGTTCGACCCGATCCATCACGGCCACTTGGTTGCAGCTTCCGAGGTGCAACACTTCTATGACCTCGACGAGGTCATCTTTGTACCCACCGGCGAACAACCCTTCAAGAAGGATCGCAAGGTCACGCTCGCCGAGCACCGCTACCTGATGACCGTGATCGCGACGGCGTCGAACCCGCGCTTCTCAGTCTCGCGCGTAGACATCGAGCGCGGCGGGGTCACCTACACCGTAGACACGCTGCGTGACCTGCACAAGCTCCACCCCGACGCCGACCTCTACTTCATCACCGGTGCGGACGTCCTGCCGCAGATCCTCGACTGGAAAGACAACGCGGAGCTGTGGGCGATGGCGCACTTCGTCGGCGTCAACCGCCCGGGGCACGAGCTGGACGTGTCCGGGCTGCCGGAGGGATCCGTGTCGCTCGTCGATATTCCGGCTATGGCGATCTCCTCCACGTCCATCCGCTACCGCGCCAGCCAGGGCGTCCCGGTGTGGTATTTGGTGCCGGATGGCGTAGTGCAGTACATAAACAAGTATCATTTGTATATAACCAACGAGGCCACGACTACTTCCCTCGATCCGGTGACTATCCACGCCACCGAGCCGGAGGGCAAGGAGGAAGAATGA
- the obgE gene encoding GTPase ObgE, with protein MASFVDRVTLHVSAGKGGNGATSVRREKFKPLGGPDGANGGHGGDVILRVSSQESTLLSLHHSPHLKAENGKPGEGDMRHGRRGEDLVVEVPSGTVVKDVDGNILADLVGEGEEFVAALGGYGGLGNAALASPKRKAPGFALLGEDGEERILVLELKSVADVALVGFPSAGKSSLIAAMSAARPKIADYPFTTLVPNLGVVQAGDVRFTMADVPGLIPGASEGRGLGHEFLRHIERCAVIAHVIDCAALESERDPLRDLDVIEAELAAYADQIPPMEDRVPLMERPRVVVLNKLDMPDAADMAELVRDGLKARGLRVFEVSALTRRGLRELGFALAEIVEEIRATDIVPQARPIIRPVAQDDAGFTITAHTKGGRPFYQIRGRKPERWVNQTDFSNDEAVGYLADRLNLLGVEKELMRMGAKEGDTVVIGPEDGGVIFDWEPTVSTGAELLSPRGTDARLDQNTRATRRERKAAFHERMDAKEEARQELWMDRESGLWTDPGER; from the coding sequence ATGGCAAGCTTCGTGGACCGAGTGACCCTGCATGTTTCGGCAGGCAAGGGCGGCAACGGCGCGACGTCGGTGCGTCGGGAAAAGTTCAAGCCGCTTGGCGGGCCCGACGGCGCGAACGGCGGCCACGGCGGCGACGTGATCCTGCGCGTCTCCTCCCAGGAATCGACGTTGCTCTCGCTCCACCATTCGCCTCACCTCAAGGCCGAGAACGGCAAACCGGGCGAGGGCGACATGCGCCACGGTCGTCGTGGCGAAGACCTGGTGGTGGAGGTCCCGTCGGGAACGGTGGTCAAGGACGTCGACGGCAACATTCTGGCCGATCTCGTGGGGGAAGGTGAGGAGTTCGTGGCCGCACTTGGGGGGTATGGCGGACTTGGCAATGCGGCCCTGGCATCCCCGAAACGCAAGGCGCCCGGCTTTGCTCTGCTGGGGGAGGACGGGGAGGAGCGGATCCTCGTACTGGAGCTGAAGTCTGTGGCCGACGTCGCCCTGGTCGGCTTCCCGTCGGCCGGCAAGTCCTCGCTCATCGCGGCCATGTCCGCGGCTCGGCCGAAGATCGCCGATTACCCTTTCACTACCCTGGTTCCGAACCTCGGCGTGGTTCAGGCGGGCGATGTTCGCTTCACCATGGCAGACGTGCCGGGCCTTATCCCCGGCGCTTCCGAGGGCAGGGGGCTTGGGCATGAGTTCCTTCGGCACATTGAACGGTGCGCTGTCATTGCCCACGTCATCGACTGTGCGGCTCTTGAGTCCGAGCGCGACCCGCTTCGTGACCTCGACGTGATCGAGGCCGAGCTCGCCGCCTACGCCGATCAGATTCCTCCGATGGAGGACCGCGTGCCGCTCATGGAGCGCCCGCGCGTGGTGGTGCTTAACAAACTCGACATGCCAGACGCTGCCGACATGGCCGAGCTGGTGCGCGATGGCCTGAAGGCTCGGGGCCTGCGTGTCTTTGAGGTCTCGGCGCTCACCCGACGTGGCCTGCGTGAGCTTGGCTTCGCGCTGGCTGAGATCGTGGAGGAGATCCGAGCGACCGACATCGTGCCGCAGGCGCGTCCGATCATTCGCCCGGTGGCTCAGGACGACGCCGGCTTCACCATCACGGCGCATACCAAGGGCGGGCGGCCCTTCTATCAGATTCGTGGGCGTAAACCCGAGCGCTGGGTTAACCAGACCGACTTTTCCAACGACGAGGCCGTGGGTTACCTGGCTGACCGGCTCAATCTGCTCGGCGTGGAGAAGGAGCTCATGCGGATGGGTGCGAAGGAGGGCGACACGGTGGTGATCGGTCCGGAGGACGGCGGGGTCATCTTTGACTGGGAGCCTACGGTTTCGACGGGTGCCGAGTTGCTTTCTCCGCGTGGCACCGATGCCCGGCTTGACCAGAACACCCGTGCCACGCGTCGTGAGCGCAAAGCCGCCTTCCACGAGCGGATGGACGCCAAGGAAGAGGCTCGCCAGGAGCTGTGGATGGATCGTGAAAGCGGCCTGTGGACGGATCCCGGCGAGCGCTAA
- a CDS encoding histidine phosphatase family protein — MRLRLVFWRHGQTVQNASMRIQGSQDFPLNDVGHAQAAVAAKELARMKPGWIYSSDLGRALQTAQYLADATGVEIRRDAGLRERAYGPWEGLTSAEIRARDPEQWKAWREGREPKGVGVESREACGHRVHRAVERALSEVRRELAAGAAAGGDATGCGSSVRAAGEGGVASQDDVVTIVFVAHGGSIANGVMSMLGQNPSEWVGLQGMDNCHWSIIEPRPSANPVWRMRSYNLGASAGEPVCGLPYR, encoded by the coding sequence GTGAGGCTACGCCTTGTCTTTTGGAGGCATGGCCAGACGGTCCAAAACGCCTCGATGCGGATCCAGGGCTCGCAGGACTTCCCGCTTAACGATGTTGGGCATGCGCAAGCGGCCGTGGCAGCCAAGGAGTTGGCCCGGATGAAGCCGGGGTGGATCTATTCCTCAGACCTGGGGCGAGCGTTGCAGACGGCTCAATACCTTGCGGATGCGACCGGGGTGGAGATCCGACGCGACGCCGGCTTGCGCGAACGGGCCTACGGGCCGTGGGAGGGCCTGACATCTGCCGAGATTCGCGCCCGCGACCCTGAACAGTGGAAGGCGTGGCGCGAAGGGCGCGAGCCGAAGGGCGTGGGAGTCGAGAGCCGGGAGGCGTGCGGGCACCGCGTACACCGTGCGGTCGAGCGTGCGCTGAGCGAGGTTAGGCGAGAGCTTGCCGCGGGCGCCGCAGCTGGTGGCGACGCCACGGGCTGCGGATCAAGTGTTCGCGCGGCGGGAGAAGGAGGCGTGGCGAGCCAGGACGACGTCGTGACGATCGTGTTCGTCGCGCACGGTGGCTCCATCGCGAACGGGGTGATGAGCATGCTTGGGCAGAATCCCTCCGAGTGGGTGGGACTGCAAGGGATGGACAACTGCCACTGGTCGATCATTGAGCCTCGGCCGTCGGCCAATCCCGTGTGGCGGATGCGTTCCTACAACCTGGGCGCGAGTGCGGGAGAACCTGTTTGCGGGCTGCCGTACAGGTAG
- a CDS encoding DUF3800 domain-containing protein, which yields MSSLNIYCDESTHLPNDGQPFMVLGAVVCPVSRSREVNVRLREIKGKYGLRPEFEFKWTKVSPSKIDFYLDVIDYFFDDDDLNFRAVIAPKQGLDHRRFNQTHDDWYYKMMFYLIRNVLPAQDKAFIYLDKKDTNGQKKIDRLGNVIANAEYDFDRSNIRRLQIVESHHVGLLQLADLLIGAINYANRNDSMSKAKLRLIARIRERSGVSLTQTTLLSETKMNIFRWRAQG from the coding sequence TTGTCTTCACTGAATATTTATTGTGATGAAAGCACACACTTGCCCAACGATGGGCAACCGTTTATGGTTCTCGGAGCCGTTGTTTGTCCGGTTAGCCGTTCTCGGGAAGTAAACGTGAGGCTCCGGGAGATTAAGGGCAAATACGGGTTACGTCCTGAATTCGAGTTCAAATGGACCAAAGTATCTCCCTCTAAGATCGACTTTTATCTAGATGTCATCGACTATTTCTTTGATGATGACGATCTGAATTTCCGAGCTGTTATTGCCCCAAAGCAAGGACTTGACCACAGACGCTTCAACCAGACGCACGATGACTGGTATTACAAAATGATGTTTTACCTTATTCGAAACGTGCTACCTGCGCAGGATAAGGCATTCATCTACCTAGATAAGAAGGATACGAATGGTCAAAAGAAAATCGACCGTTTAGGTAACGTGATTGCTAACGCAGAATATGACTTCGACCGAAGTAACATCCGGCGATTGCAGATTGTCGAATCACACCATGTCGGGCTCTTACAACTCGCAGATTTACTCATCGGTGCGATTAATTATGCCAATCGTAACGACTCGATGAGCAAAGCAAAGCTTCGCTTAATCGCAAGAATTCGAGAACGTTCTGGCGTTAGCTTGACCCAAACAACACTTCTATCAGAAACAAAAATGAACATTTTTCGGTGGCGGGCACAGGGATGA
- a CDS encoding ATP-binding protein: protein MTFSTAPRQHLDDTWMETFTKLRMTAFGQTVISMANDSAFDEWTFSDKIIFAVEKEVAARAERRFAKLLKASMTPLPDACAADIRHTPKRNLTRELTSRLAHCQWIEHASNVVILGKSSVGKTYLACALLHEACKRDYSAKFFRTADLADQLAVLDRSDPARLKFINQIVGCDLLVLDDFLTTPISGETANELFNLLAAREGRGSTMVTSQFAPEDWYESMPDRVVAESLLNRLVGGAEIVNVDGPNMRLAPTVS, encoded by the coding sequence ATGACTTTTTCTACCGCACCACGTCAGCATCTAGACGACACGTGGATGGAAACCTTCACCAAGCTACGCATGACTGCCTTTGGCCAGACCGTTATCAGTATGGCCAATGACAGTGCCTTTGATGAGTGGACGTTTTCAGACAAGATCATCTTCGCTGTAGAAAAAGAGGTTGCAGCTCGAGCAGAGCGACGATTTGCAAAACTGCTCAAGGCATCAATGACACCCCTGCCCGATGCTTGTGCTGCTGATATCCGTCACACACCAAAGCGCAACCTCACCCGTGAGTTAACTAGCCGGCTAGCGCATTGTCAATGGATAGAACACGCCAGCAACGTCGTTATCCTGGGCAAATCATCAGTCGGAAAGACCTATCTAGCCTGCGCTCTCTTACACGAAGCATGTAAGCGGGACTATTCAGCCAAGTTCTTCCGAACCGCAGACCTAGCCGACCAACTGGCCGTACTCGACCGCAGCGATCCCGCACGGTTGAAATTCATCAACCAGATAGTTGGCTGTGACCTGCTCGTCCTCGATGACTTTCTCACCACTCCAATTAGTGGTGAAACCGCCAACGAGCTGTTCAATCTTCTAGCAGCACGAGAAGGCAGAGGATCGACCATGGTCACTTCCCAATTCGCCCCAGAAGACTGGTACGAATCAATGCCTGATCGAGTCGTGGCTGAATCCCTACTCAACCGCCTTGTCGGCGGGGCAGAAATCGTCAACGTCGACGGACCGAACATGAGGCTGGCACCAACAGTGTCCTAG